One genomic window of Desulfovibrio aminophilus includes the following:
- a CDS encoding asparaginase, whose protein sequence is MGKVIVLTTGGTIASVKNEATGLFTSGAMPGERLVDRNRLDLDIEVEAESVFQVPSNAMDFDKLLELRTRILERLADGNVLGIVVTHGTDTLEESSYFMDLVLDCDRPVVFTGAQRAPSDEGTDCYTNIRDAVVAAACPDCAGLGVLVVFNEGVYCAKHVRKMHAFNMHAFTAFGYGQLGYVDKGRCYLFQRPLRRERSHTPSGAFPLVEIVKASLGSTGGVIDYLVDSGAAGIVLEGLGRGHVTPLVMDAVQRAVDQGVRVVITTTCEQGRVHPVYDFPGGVRDLQSRGVITGHDYSSHKARIKLCVLLASGVDSPEALREAFSV, encoded by the coding sequence ATGGGAAAAGTCATTGTCCTGACCACCGGAGGCACCATCGCCAGCGTGAAGAACGAGGCGACGGGACTGTTCACCTCCGGGGCCATGCCGGGCGAACGGCTTGTGGACAGGAACCGGCTGGACTTGGACATCGAGGTCGAGGCGGAGTCCGTGTTCCAGGTGCCGAGCAACGCCATGGACTTCGACAAGCTGCTGGAACTGCGCACCAGGATTCTGGAGCGCCTGGCCGACGGGAATGTCCTCGGCATCGTGGTCACCCACGGCACGGACACCTTGGAGGAGTCCTCGTACTTCATGGATTTGGTGCTTGATTGCGACCGTCCCGTGGTGTTCACGGGGGCGCAACGCGCGCCCAGCGACGAGGGCACGGATTGCTACACCAACATCCGGGACGCGGTGGTGGCCGCCGCCTGTCCCGATTGCGCCGGACTGGGCGTGCTGGTGGTCTTCAACGAGGGCGTCTACTGTGCCAAGCACGTGAGAAAAATGCACGCCTTCAACATGCACGCCTTCACCGCCTTCGGCTACGGCCAGCTCGGCTACGTGGACAAGGGGCGCTGCTATCTGTTCCAGCGGCCCCTGCGGCGTGAGCGGAGCCACACTCCGTCCGGGGCCTTTCCCCTGGTGGAGATCGTCAAGGCGAGCCTGGGCTCGACCGGAGGCGTCATCGACTACCTCGTCGATTCCGGGGCCGCGGGCATCGTGCTGGAAGGCCTGGGCCGGGGGCACGTGACCCCGCTCGTCATGGACGCGGTGCAGCGGGCCGTGGACCAGGGCGTGCGGGTGGTCATCACCACGACCTGCGAACAGGGCCGGGTGCATCCGGTCTACGATTTCCCGGGAGGCGTGCGCGACCTCCAGTCGCGCGGCGTGATCACCGGCCACGACTACAGCAGCCACAAGGCCCGCATCAAGCTGTGCGTGCTCCTCGCCTCCGGGGTGGACTCCCCCGAGGCCCTGCGGGAGGCCTTCTCGGTCTGA
- a CDS encoding TRAP transporter large permease: MVSILFIAFFALLVIGVPIAISLGVASLAALHFGSHLPFLILPQKVFNGVNSFPFMAIPLFLLAGNIMAEAKISDKLVALAAMLVGRYPGGLAHITTGASAFFGAISGSAPATTAAIGSIMIPSMVKRGYSRSYSAAVVAASGALGLIIPPSLTMVVFGVIAGVSIGNMFLCGIVPGILISIALIAVNYVIARRRGFVREEVLSGRDMARVIKDSTLALLMPLIILGGIYSGMFTATESAAVACLYGVLVGFLVYRTLTFRSLYRIFKSTAENAALIMFLMGTANLFGYIITAEQVPQHFAAMLMGVTDSKVVVMLIVLLMLLIIGTFLDNVAALVLFVPTIIGVVEAMQIDPVYFGVYTIIALAVGQFTPPVGLNLFIACNIAKEKLEVVVRDILPYLLVYIVLLVVFAFVPQLITLFL; the protein is encoded by the coding sequence ATGGTCTCGATTCTGTTCATCGCCTTCTTCGCCCTGTTGGTGATCGGCGTCCCGATCGCCATATCCCTGGGCGTCGCCTCGCTGGCGGCGCTCCACTTCGGCAGCCATCTGCCGTTCCTCATCCTGCCGCAGAAGGTCTTCAACGGGGTCAACAGTTTCCCCTTCATGGCCATTCCGCTCTTCCTGCTGGCGGGCAACATCATGGCCGAGGCCAAGATCTCGGACAAGCTCGTGGCCCTGGCGGCGATGCTGGTGGGACGCTATCCCGGAGGGCTGGCGCACATCACCACGGGGGCCTCGGCCTTTTTCGGCGCCATCTCCGGCTCGGCTCCGGCCACGACGGCGGCCATCGGCTCGATCATGATCCCCTCGATGGTCAAGCGGGGTTACAGCCGCTCCTATTCCGCCGCCGTTGTCGCGGCCTCGGGAGCCCTGGGGCTGATCATCCCGCCGAGCCTGACCATGGTGGTCTTCGGCGTCATCGCGGGCGTCTCCATCGGCAACATGTTCCTCTGCGGCATCGTGCCGGGCATCCTGATCTCCATCGCCCTGATCGCGGTGAACTACGTCATCGCCAGACGCCGGGGCTTCGTGCGCGAGGAGGTGCTGTCCGGCCGGGACATGGCGCGGGTGATCAAGGACAGCACCCTGGCCCTGCTCATGCCCCTGATCATCCTCGGCGGCATCTACTCCGGCATGTTCACGGCCACGGAATCGGCCGCCGTGGCCTGTCTCTACGGCGTGCTCGTGGGCTTCCTCGTCTACCGGACCCTGACCTTCCGGTCCCTGTACCGGATATTCAAGAGCACGGCCGAGAACGCGGCCCTGATCATGTTCCTCATGGGCACGGCCAACCTGTTCGGCTACATCATCACCGCCGAGCAGGTGCCGCAGCATTTCGCGGCCATGCTCATGGGCGTCACGGACAGCAAGGTCGTCGTGATGCTCATCGTGCTGCTCATGCTGCTCATCATCGGCACGTTCCTGGACAACGTGGCGGCCCTGGTCCTGTTCGTGCCGACCATCATCGGCGTGGTCGAGGCCATGCAGATCGATCCGGTCTATTTCGGCGTCTACACCATCATCGCCCTGGCGGTGGGGCAGTTCACTCCGCCGGTGGGCCTGAACCTCTTCATCGCCTGCAACATCGCGAAGGAAAAGCTGGAGGTGGTGGTCAGGGACATCCTGCCCTACCTGCTGGTGTACATCGTCCTGCTGGTGGTCTTCGCCTTTGTGCCGCAACTGATCACCTTGTTCCTCTAG
- a CDS encoding TRAP transporter small permease, which yields MRMLEKLNEFIRNLSAISLAFMTVLVVVQVFFRYVLNHPLSETQELSIYSMVYVVMLGCTIAVRNKTHIAVDALVGILPPRLACAVRQVSYCFMLFFFIVLLKEGWKLTLRSMLQMSPASGIPLGYVVFSIPLCAAISTLYVLEHMVRDLRK from the coding sequence ATGAGAATGCTCGAAAAGCTCAACGAGTTCATCAGGAACCTGTCGGCCATCTCGCTGGCGTTCATGACCGTCCTCGTGGTGGTCCAGGTCTTCTTCCGCTACGTCCTGAACCATCCGCTCTCCGAGACGCAGGAACTCTCCATCTACAGCATGGTCTATGTGGTGATGCTCGGCTGCACCATCGCCGTGCGCAACAAGACGCACATCGCGGTGGACGCGCTCGTCGGCATCCTCCCGCCGCGCCTGGCCTGCGCCGTGCGCCAGGTCAGCTACTGCTTCATGCTCTTTTTCTTCATCGTCCTGCTCAAGGAAGGCTGGAAGCTGACCCTGCGCTCCATGCTTCAGATGTCTCCCGCGTCGGGAATCCCGCTGGGCTACGTCGTCTTCTCCATCCCGCTCTGCGCGGCGATTTCGACCCTGTACGTCCTCGAGCACATGGTCCGGGACCTGAGGAAGTGA
- a CDS encoding isocitrate/isopropylmalate dehydrogenase family protein — protein sequence MQYEIAIIPGDGVGAEISDEAEKILNAAAGKYGFGVASKRFDWGCDHYLAQGRMMPEHALDILKGFDAIFLGCVGDESKVPDHVSLTMLLEIRKGFKQYVNLRPIKLYPGVDTPVRTATPETVDFVVVRENNEGEYSGAGAFFKADEPEGFALQTGIFSRGGCERVMRYAFDLAEQRRQAGYKGMVTNCTKSNALNYSMVFWDKIYQEVAAAHPDIATDKALVDAMTMWMVKKPEWFDVVVASNLFGDIITDLGAMLQGGMGFAAGGNINPEREFPSMFEPIHGSAPKYTGKRVVNPIASIESVRMMLDFLGEKDAAEGIGAAVRSVLAAGVVRTRDMGGSHGTDAMGDAVLQALLAD from the coding sequence ATGCAGTACGAGATCGCGATCATTCCCGGAGACGGGGTCGGGGCGGAGATTTCGGATGAGGCCGAGAAGATCCTGAACGCGGCGGCCGGAAAATACGGCTTCGGCGTCGCTTCCAAGCGGTTCGACTGGGGATGCGACCATTACCTCGCGCAGGGCCGCATGATGCCGGAGCACGCGCTGGACATCCTCAAGGGTTTCGACGCCATCTTTCTGGGCTGCGTGGGCGACGAGAGCAAGGTGCCGGACCACGTCTCGCTGACCATGCTGCTCGAAATCCGCAAGGGCTTCAAACAGTATGTGAACCTGCGGCCGATCAAGCTCTATCCCGGCGTGGACACGCCGGTGCGCACGGCGACGCCGGAGACCGTCGATTTCGTCGTGGTGCGCGAGAACAACGAGGGCGAGTACAGCGGCGCCGGGGCCTTCTTCAAGGCCGACGAGCCCGAGGGCTTCGCCCTGCAGACCGGGATCTTCTCGCGCGGAGGTTGCGAGCGCGTGATGCGCTACGCCTTCGACCTCGCCGAGCAGCGCAGGCAGGCCGGCTACAAGGGCATGGTCACCAACTGCACCAAGTCCAACGCGCTCAACTACTCCATGGTCTTCTGGGACAAGATCTACCAGGAGGTCGCGGCCGCGCACCCCGACATCGCCACGGACAAGGCCCTGGTGGACGCCATGACCATGTGGATGGTCAAGAAGCCCGAGTGGTTCGACGTGGTCGTGGCCTCCAACCTCTTCGGCGACATCATCACCGACCTCGGGGCGATGCTCCAGGGCGGCATGGGCTTCGCCGCCGGCGGCAACATCAACCCGGAGCGGGAATTCCCCTCCATGTTCGAGCCCATTCACGGCTCGGCCCCGAAGTACACGGGCAAGCGCGTGGTCAATCCCATCGCCAGCATCGAGTCCGTGCGCATGATGCTCGATTTCCTGGGAGAGAAGGACGCCGCCGAGGGCATCGGCGCGGCTGTCCGGTCGGTTCTCGCCGCGGGCGTCGTCCGCACCCGGGACATGGGCGGCTCCCACGGCACGGACGCCATGGGCGACGCCGTTCTGCAGGCCCTTCTGGCGGACTGA
- a CDS encoding TRAP transporter substrate-binding protein: MKKLIVVWASVAFLGLAFSGVAGAADTYRLKLGHTGAPSHHYQTICTLFAKKVAERTGGKVQIDVFPADQLGKQLESVEGVMVGTHDMVLASDTVLSNWVPNMGILNLPFLFNDLSDVRKVLDGPIGARLAKELEPHGAVVIGWWENGMRHITNNKRPIKTPDDLKGMKIRVPEGEVFVETFKALGAGPTVVSFGELYSALQLGTVDGQENPPAHILTQKFYEVQKYASRTGHIHMSSPLIMNKALLDGMPQEYRTAILETARELGPVHTKMVEELENEQWKEVKAHGMEVIDVDKKPFREKVKPVIAAYKKKLDAGIIEDIEKALQ; the protein is encoded by the coding sequence ATGAAGAAACTGATTGTCGTTTGGGCTTCGGTGGCCTTCCTCGGTCTGGCTTTTTCCGGCGTCGCCGGGGCCGCGGATACGTATCGCCTGAAGTTGGGGCACACGGGCGCGCCCTCGCACCACTACCAGACCATCTGCACCCTCTTCGCGAAGAAGGTGGCGGAGCGGACCGGCGGCAAGGTGCAGATCGACGTGTTTCCCGCGGACCAGCTCGGCAAGCAGCTGGAGTCCGTGGAGGGCGTCATGGTCGGAACCCACGACATGGTGCTCGCGTCGGATACGGTCCTTTCCAACTGGGTGCCGAACATGGGCATCCTGAACCTGCCGTTCCTGTTCAATGACCTGTCCGACGTGCGCAAGGTGCTCGACGGTCCCATCGGCGCCCGCCTGGCCAAGGAGCTGGAGCCGCACGGGGCCGTGGTCATCGGTTGGTGGGAGAACGGCATGCGCCACATCACGAACAACAAGCGCCCCATCAAGACCCCTGATGATCTCAAGGGCATGAAGATCCGCGTTCCCGAAGGCGAGGTCTTCGTGGAGACTTTCAAGGCCCTGGGCGCCGGTCCCACGGTCGTCTCCTTCGGCGAACTCTATTCCGCCCTTCAGCTGGGCACCGTGGACGGCCAGGAGAATCCCCCGGCCCACATCCTGACCCAGAAGTTCTATGAGGTTCAGAAGTACGCCTCCCGCACCGGGCACATCCACATGTCCTCGCCGCTGATCATGAACAAGGCGCTGCTGGACGGCATGCCCCAGGAGTACCGGACGGCCATTCTGGAGACCGCCCGCGAGCTCGGCCCGGTGCATACGAAGATGGTCGAGGAGTTGGAGAACGAGCAGTGGAAGGAAGTGAAGGCTCACGGGATGGAAGTCATCGACGTGGACAAGAAGCCGTTCCGTGAGAAGGTCAAGCCGGTGATCGCCGCCTACAAGAAGAAGCTGGACGCGGGCATCATCGAGGATATCGAGAAGGCCCTGCAATAG
- a CDS encoding ATP-binding cassette domain-containing protein codes for MFMDAEKQTVPGSTGQGLAARLVKRLERFVIDVDIRCPAGRLLAVVGPSGAGKTRLLRCLAGLEQPDEGRILVDGECWLDTAARRRLPPQRRSAGLLFQEYGLFPHMTVRENVAFAAHPACDVDGLLATFGIAELRARKPAALSGGERQRAALCQAIARRPRLLLLDEPFSALDMENRFALRAELLRLKEAWGMPMLYVTHDLSDALAVGDEVLALREGRADPSWLERQTGLLRRDQDRLRRRLGPRPEASPPSPSPTTRSHP; via the coding sequence ATGTTCATGGACGCCGAGAAACAAACCGTCCCGGGATCGACCGGCCAGGGTCTGGCCGCTCGCCTGGTCAAGCGCCTGGAACGTTTCGTCATCGACGTGGACATCCGCTGCCCGGCCGGAAGGCTGCTGGCGGTGGTGGGCCCCTCGGGAGCGGGCAAGACCCGCCTGCTGCGCTGTCTGGCCGGACTGGAGCAGCCGGACGAGGGCCGCATCCTGGTGGACGGAGAGTGCTGGCTGGACACCGCCGCGCGCCGCCGTCTGCCGCCCCAGCGCCGCTCGGCCGGTCTGCTCTTCCAGGAATACGGCCTGTTCCCGCACATGACCGTGCGCGAAAACGTGGCCTTCGCGGCCCATCCGGCCTGCGACGTGGACGGGCTGCTGGCGACCTTCGGCATCGCGGAGTTGCGCGCCCGCAAGCCCGCCGCGCTCTCCGGCGGCGAACGCCAGCGGGCGGCGCTCTGCCAGGCCATCGCCCGCCGCCCCCGGCTTCTGCTCCTGGACGAACCCTTTTCGGCCCTGGACATGGAGAACCGCTTCGCCCTGCGGGCCGAACTCCTGCGCCTCAAGGAGGCCTGGGGCATGCCCATGCTCTACGTGACGCACGACCTGTCCGACGCCCTGGCCGTGGGCGACGAGGTCCTGGCCCTGCGCGAAGGCCGCGCCGATCCGTCCTGGCTCGAACGCCAGACCGGGCTGCTGCGGCGCGACCAGGACCGCCTCCGCCGACGGCTCGGACCCCGGCCCGAGGCATCTCCGCCCTCCCCTTCCCCGACAACAAGGAGCCATCCATGA
- the modA gene encoding molybdate ABC transporter substrate-binding protein — MKRITLLFCLCLALACGPAFAADTLTLASGAGYKKMVEELAATFEKETGITVERLYGNMGQVSGMARESGKVDIVAGDKRYLDGTDLAFAGETVIGKGRLVLAVTKGAPVAALKDLAKPEVKRVAMPDAQKAIYGRAADEYMESTGSRAALKDKLIVVGTVPQVSAYVLSGEVDAGFINLTDALAIKDKVERILTVDESAYKPILIVAKPLAQAPHAKAVERFTAFLGSKAARDIAARHGL, encoded by the coding sequence ATGAAACGCATCACGCTGCTGTTCTGCCTCTGCCTCGCCCTGGCCTGCGGCCCGGCCTTCGCCGCCGACACCCTGACCCTGGCGTCCGGGGCCGGATACAAGAAGATGGTCGAGGAGCTGGCCGCGACCTTCGAGAAGGAGACCGGAATCACGGTCGAACGGCTGTACGGCAACATGGGCCAGGTCAGCGGCATGGCCCGGGAGAGCGGCAAGGTGGACATCGTGGCCGGGGACAAGCGCTACCTCGACGGCACGGACCTGGCCTTCGCCGGGGAGACGGTCATCGGCAAGGGCCGCCTCGTGCTGGCCGTGACCAAGGGCGCTCCGGTGGCGGCCCTCAAGGACTTGGCCAAGCCCGAGGTCAAGCGCGTGGCCATGCCCGACGCCCAGAAGGCGATCTACGGCCGGGCCGCCGACGAATACATGGAGTCCACGGGAAGCCGCGCCGCGCTCAAGGACAAGCTCATCGTGGTGGGGACCGTGCCCCAGGTCTCGGCCTACGTGCTCAGCGGCGAGGTGGATGCGGGCTTCATCAACCTCACCGACGCCCTGGCCATCAAGGACAAGGTGGAGCGCATCCTGACCGTGGACGAGTCGGCCTACAAGCCGATCCTCATCGTGGCCAAGCCCCTGGCCCAGGCCCCGCACGCCAAGGCCGTGGAGCGCTTCACGGCCTTCCTCGGCAGCAAGGCCG